From a region of the Drosophila virilis strain 15010-1051.87 chromosome 3, Dvir_AGI_RSII-ME, whole genome shotgun sequence genome:
- the Ilk gene encoding scaffold protein ILK produces the protein MEDIFHWCREGNSIQVRLWLDETEHDMNLGDDHGFSPLHWVAKEGHAKLVETLLQRGARVNATNMGDDIPLHLAAAHGHRDVVQMLLRERSDVNAVNEHGNTPLHYACFWGYDMICEDLLSAGALVSIANKDGHTPIDKAKPSLGKRIQDLAEKSGQEMKVISFKEQSWLGMKTRSRDATLSRFKGISMGDLDLHTKISVTPSGETWRGRWQKNDVIAKILVVRQCTSRISRDFNEEFPKLRIFSHPNILPIIGACNSPPNLVVISQFMPRSSLFNLLHGASGVVVDTSQAVRFALDIARGMAYLHSLERIIPTYHLNSHHVMIDDDLTARINMGDAKFSFQEKGRIYQPAWMSPEALQRKPADRNWEASDMWSFAVIIWELTTREVPFAEWSPMECGMKIALEGLRVKIPPGTSSHMAKLISICMNEDPGKRPKFDMVVPILEKMNSSAVKN, from the exons ATGGAGGACATTTTCCACTGGTGCCGCGAGGGCAACTCAATTCAAGTGCGCCTCTGGCTGGATGAGACCGAGCATGACATGAATTTGGG TGACGATCATGGCTTCAGCCCGTTGCACTGGGTCGCCAAGGAGGGGCATGCCAAGCTTGTGGAGACGCTGCTGCAACGCGGCGCTCGCGTGAATGCCACCAATATGGGCGATGACATTCCCCTGCATCTGGCCGCCGCCCACGGGCATCGCGATGTTGTGCAAATG TTGCTGCGTGAACGCTCGGATGTGAATGCTGTGAATGAGCATGGGAACACTCCGCTGCATTATGCTTGCTTCTGGGGCTACGACATGATATGCGAGGATCTGTTGAGCGCCGGCGCTTTGGTGAGCATTGCCAACAAGGATGGGCACACGCCCATCGACAAGGCCAAGCCCAGTCTGGGCAAGCGCATACAGGATCTGGCCGAGAAGAGCGGCCAGGAGATGAAGGTCATCAGTTTCAAGGAGCAGAGCTGGCTGGGCATGAAAACCCGCTCACGAGACGCCACCTTATCGCGCTTCAAGGGCATCAGCATGGGCGACTTGGACCTGCACACGAAGATTTCGGTGACGCCCTCCGGTGAGACGTGGCGCGGCCGCTGGCAAAAGAACGATGTCATAGCCAAG ATTCTCGTCGTGCGGCAGTGCACGTCGCGCATCTCGCGTGACTTTAACGAGGAGTTCCCCAAATTGCGCATCTTCTCTCATCCCAACATTTTGCCCATCATTGGCGCCTGCAACTCGCCGCCCAATTTGGTGGTCATCAGTCAG TTTATGCCACGCTCTTCGCTGTTCAATCTGCTGCATGGCGCATCGGGCGTTGTGGTGGACACCAGCCAGGCCGTGAGGTTCGCCTTGGACATTGCACGCGGCATGGCCTATTTGCACTCGCTGGAACGGATTATACCCACATATCATCTGAATAGTCATCATGTCATGATCGACGATGATCTGACCGCACGCATTAATATGGGCGATGCCAAGTTTTCGTTCCAGGAGAAGGGCCGCATCTATCAGCCCGCATGGATGTCGCCGGAGGCGCTGCAGCGAAAGCCAGCCGATCGCAACTGGGAGGCGTCCGATATGTGGAGCTTTGCGGTGATCATCTGGGAGCTGACCACACGTGAGGTGCCCTTCGCCGAGTGGTCGCCCATGGAGTGCGGCATGAAGATTGCGCTCGAGGGCTTGCGCGTCAAGATACCGCCCGGCACCTCGTCGCACATGGCCAAGCTGATATCGATATGCATGAACGAGGATCCCGGCAAGCGGCCCAAATTTGATATGGTTGTGCCCATACTGGAGAAGATGAACTCCAGTGCCGTGAAAAATTAG